The segment TAATGTGTCAATGGGGGTATGGAAGTTGGTTCGAGTGGGTCGCCAAGAGGAAATTCGTCATGCAGTTCTCAAAGTTGTCCTATACCATCTACATAATACATCCTATTGTTGCTCTAGTCTTGTATGCCGACGCCCAAATTGGCGCTTTATCATCTGTTAAAATAGTAAGTTATTATTGAAGGAAGACTTCTCACATGAAGATCAAAAGAAGAAcgtctaagattttttttaattcttctcctTTCTAAAGCTTTTCAACGCTCTGGCCATTGGAGTTGTCTCCTATTATCTATCCTTCGTGGTATCAATTCTCTTTGAACAACCATACCTAAGGCTATCGGATGAATTCATCTTGAAGCGCAGATCAAAGGACGCACAATGTATCAAAAATGGCGTCAAAACGGTTAAAACGAcgattgagaaaaatcaataaaacatcATGAAAGGAAACCTGTTCAATAGTGTGCGTGTCATGATCCTTTTCAAGGaatggtataccaactaataagaataaaataatattgtaaaGAATCATAAATGTATGTTTGGAAAGTCTGCAGTTATCCAAAAAACCAAGTGACGTAACTTTTGCATTTCTCAAATCTTTAAATGGATAAAACATTCGCGGTAATGTTTCAGTGATGAAGGTCATAGTTGCAACGTGAACCGATTGAATGCTATTTTAGTTGCCAAAATTGGGACCTTCGACGCTTATAGTATTGAAAATTccagaaattattaaagatcgttgtataaaatttcaaagattataatctaaattacaaaaaatggGTTATTTACTCTGTTCAATATAAACTTACACAGAGGCTCTTCCTCAATCCTCAAAAGTTAGCAAATGAGAAGGTTATGATCGCACTGTTATTTACATTCAGATATTGATTAGTGTCACATCGGATGTACTCTTTAtgctcattatttttttttaaatggatgagaagaatattttatcactATTTTAGGTAGCGGAGACGATCGCGTACGTACCTTCTTCActgaaatcttttttcaaaACAAGTTTCACCTAAGTAACACTTTTGTGGTGAATTCCaatatttccaataaaattcaagaaccTTCCAGTTATCACCACTCTGCTGGAATTATCCTTCCATGGATTGCGCCGAagtgccaattttttttaatttatttatttctcattcatGTCACCGGGAGTTTCGCACCATCAATTTTCTGACGGGAGAATGCATGAGGCATCTTTGAATGGTATATTAGGAGAGGCTTCAATTTCAAAGTCCCGGAATCATTCGCTTCCAAAAGGAGCGACAGCCGTTCTTTCCTAGGTTTCGGTCCAGGGACTTTCATCTTGTCTTTGGTAATATACGTCCTATTGGGCATTTTCTTCCAGAAAACAGCTGTATCATCgacattaaaaatttgctCCATGGAGTAGCCTTCTTCCTGCACTATACTCCAGATCTCATCCTTGCAGACTTCCGCAGCATCGAAATCCACATCACCAGGCTTCCCGGGCAAACGGACATTGTGGATTTTTGTCCGCATTCTAAAGTTGTGGAACCACCCCTTAGTGGCCTGGAATTCGAAGGAAGATGATAATGGATACTGCTGCTCCAACTCCCCGTACCTCATGGCGTGTTCCATGATTAGATAGTCAGGAGTGATGTCGTGGTTTTTCTCCCTCTGCTCAATTCATGCGAGGAGAGCAATTTCCATTTGCTCCATCAGTGGTCCCCTCGCCCTTTTTCGAAAATCCTGCTCACTCCTTTGGCCACCTTCTCATTTTTGATCGCATCCTTGGCCAATATAGTTGTGATGGTGCTCCTGAGCAAGTTGAAGAATGCTGCAATTTCTGATGGCCTTTTCCCTTCATCTTTCATTGCAGCAATGGCCCTTTTCTCATCAATTGAGATGGATTTTCTGGAGCTCTTCCCATTTTTCTCCTTGTTTGCTGACATCTTTTCCACTTTAgcacaaattttccactttttcacacactttttcgcaaattttctccttcttcacaCTCAAATAACGAAAAAgtcgttttttattttatttgatgtgAAAATAGGTTTTTGTACTAGATTGATTCACCACACTCGAGGTGAATTTGAATACACACGCATAGAGAGAGatgacataattttttatatgagaaagacagagaaaagaaatagTACGTTATCCAATTTCGAGTACAAAATACGTAAACCAATTCGCCGTAATGCAAGTTTGGTGTTAATCAAAACGCCCGCTAAgtaatacctgactgtaatcTGCAGATTATTTACAGAactattgtatttttaattaaataattcttttaagctcatttacattttttaaacacGAAAAAATTGTAATCATTCGATCACTAATGatcgtgaaagggttaacaagtTTAATTTGACAACTCAATTTTTCGACGCCTCGATCTATGCAAAATGCGAAAAGTCTTACAAAAAACTTCCTTGTTtacaaaattccaagaaatctattcaaaaaaaacttcattttctctcaaataacATAGAAAATAGAGTTGTAAAAGGATAATTTGAAGTGAAAGTGTTGAAAGGGAATGcaaaaagaagaatgaaaGTCGTGAAAGTACCGGAAGAAGTGcgaatttcagtgaaaaattctcCAGAAAAAATGTCCAAAGTCTCagagattttctcaaatatctTCACAAGAACTGCCAAATCGGGCACCGGAAGTAGCTCCAAGGGTACTCAGGGGGTACTCAAAACAGATGCTGGTCCCATTGCACCGAGAACAGATGAAGAAATCGAGGAAGCTGTGCTGGAAGAGCGAAATAATTCTGAGACATCCTTCCCTTCCATCCCCCCCACACCGATTCCATCACTTGAGATCACACGGCAGGAATCACAGATCAGTGTCCCAGAGACACCATCACCTCTCCTGCCCATTCCTGGGGGTTCGGGAATGGATCATGGCAGAAGGAAGGATCAGTTGGGATTGGCTCAGGTGAACAACACTCAAGCATGCAATGTCTTCCAATTCACGAATGTCAATAATCTGCACATTGGATCAGTTTTCAACATTACCACAGAGGCAGGAGGAGCTGAGGGTGGAAGGAGAACCTCTCCCAGACCCAGAGTAACGGAGAATGGTGAGAGAATCTTTAGGAAGACACCTTCAATTGATGCAATGATGAAGAGTCAGGAGAGGCTGGAGCATGAGCATATTGAAATTATTGCTACTCACCTTGGAGAAGACTGGAGGAATGTGGCACGAGATCTGGGATATTCTCAGGGACAGATTGATCAACTCCTGGAGGATAATCACATCAATGGCATCAAAGAAGTGATTTATCAGATGATCCTCGGATGGACCCAAGACGACACAACTGCCACCCTTGGGAGGATTACGGAGATCTTATGGCGGAGACGACCACACCAGGAGGTTGTCTACTATCTCAAGGAGTACTGGAAGCGAAATAATAAAACCAAAGCTCGCCGACAATCTGAAGTGAGTGCCGAATCAACCGAATAAATCCACTTCCTGAAGTGCCTAATGAAGACATTCCCGGATACATTCCTTCCGTgatttttctcccattttataatgtttttttttttgtgatttgtgATAATGGCCAGAGGACAATAAAATTGTACAATAACTCTGGGGTACACTctcagtttttctttaattacatCAATAACTTCCTGGACtatttttgtgaagaattcTAATCAATGCATATCGGGGATATCCGGATTACTTCTTCAGCAGCTGGTGCCTGACAACCAAGAATGGCAAGGCAAGTCCGGATCCGAAGAAAACGCAGAACCACGCTGTAAGGCGGTATCTATTGTGGAGCTGGAAGGGCAGATTctgttgcaaagaaaaaagttttagtcACAAGAAAATCTTCCCTGAAATGGTTGGCATTGAGGTTATGTGTGTTATGTAATTTCCAAGGAGTCCTTTCCTACCTCTCCCGGAACTCCACCGTGTGATCCATAGCGAATGGAGTTGCTGAGGGTGCTCCTGACCAGCGTTGATGCACGTCCAAGCATTTTATACTGCGATTTCAATGGGAatacgaaagaaaattttcacagaaaaaaccACCACTGATGTGAAGTTGTCGCTAAGTCGGTTCACACAGGGGTTGCCAGATAgctatttatttactttccaAAATAAAAGTTGAAGAATACAGTAAAATAGAGAAAGTAGTAAGTAAATATCTTTAGAGAAGCTTttctaataataattaaaaataacagaaggaaattctctttgatttttcatgaaaagagCGGCTTATCAGTTTTATATAGtaagtaagtaagtaagtaagtTTATTCATCTCAATGCAATGCTGTACAAaaggcagtttttttttttctctgatttGCTTTACAATTATGCAATTTAATAGCTAAAAGAAAGACGCTCTCTTTGCTGTTCTGCTCTAATGTATGTAACGTGCTTTGAGAGAGAAGAAGGCTAGCTCTGGGTGTAGAGCTGTATGCCGtggttttaaataatttatatattttttggaaaacgTAAATTGACTAAtgttttagaatattctaattaAAGTTACTGGAAAGGAAATACAAACTagtggagagagaaaaaatcagacaataaaagatagagaaaaaaaatatatatatatagataaAAAAGGCAGCGTATCAAGTTTGATCAAGCATCCGAGCATTGGACGATAGAaaagtgtgagagagagagtagtaaggtagcagaaaaaaaagaagaaagcaAGCGAGGCTGTGCACAAAAGTTAAACTTCGAAATAAAAACTGAATTCAAGGCGAGGGCTTTCACTGATACAAATTCCGAATCTGATCCTCCCCTGCACACCCCAGAAAAGTTCGAAAACCTAAGAAATTTCCATCAGCATCCAAACCAAGAGAGGCAAGTGAATTAGCAATTTTTGGAGCGCGGTAGTCGAAAGTGTGCTTAAAGAATTCCCTAGAAGGCCGAGGCACATGGTAGACTTCATCAACCCTTAGCCCAGGCCGACCACCAACAGCCCGCGGCCTGGCCACGAGATTCCCACATCTATGAAAGAACAATCTCATGGTTCTAAAAACGTAGAGCGATTGCAAGGGCAGTAGCCCCCACTCAAGGTACAAGGGAGACGCACTCTCAAATCTACCCTTGAAGGATATAATTCGCAATACAATATTTTGTGCGGTGACAATAGGACGCAAATTCGAGGAGTAGGCCGAGCCCCAGAAGGGCAACCCATACTGGAGTCGGGACTGAATGAGAGCAAAATAGAAGGATGCCATCACAGCTTTAGAGCAGGATTCTCTAATCCTGTAAGACGCCCTAACTGTGGACTTTAGATGCTTTGCGACATCCGCAATCTGAGACTTCCAGTTGAGAGCCTCATCTAACTGCAAccctaaatatttaaatgtagTCACCCGTTCAACAGACACGCACGAGTCCAAACACCCATCATTAACTCCAGGACAGCACCTCGAGTGCAACGAAATCGTCCCACCACTAAGCTCTGAtctcaaagagaaaaacatATATTTAGACTTCGAGCTCAACAACATTGAGTGTGCATCAAGCCATGCTTTGATAACCTCAAGGTCCACCCTTATATCATCAAGAATACTACTAGTGTCAGAGCCAGAGTACGTGATCGCGACATCGTCCGCATATGCAGTTGGGATTCCCCTCAAACCAATTTCGTGTATatcatttatgtaaataataaagagaATAGGGCCAAGGATCGAGCCCTGGGGCACGCCAGAGACCAACTCTCTAGGGTTACTGCAGTGATTCCCAATTTTCACACATTGGGTTCTAGAGGTCAGATAGGAAGCAAACCAGTCATAGGCAACCCCCCTCACACCAATGCAAAGCAATTTCCTGAGAAGCAACCCATGATTTACAGTATCGAACGCCTTACAAATATCTATAAATAGTGCCGCCGTCCTACAATTATCATTaatggaagaagaaattctcgTGAGAAACACCTCAAGTGCATTTTCACAACCCCTCCCCTCTCTAAAACCATATTGAGAGTTTGAGAAGAAGGAGTGCCTGTTAAGAAAGCCAAGAAGTCTAACCTTCATTAGCTTTTCAAAAAGCTTGGAGAATATTGACAGAAGGGAGATAGgtctaaaattttcaagtgcATGTTTATTGCcctttttgaaaatcggaaCGACAACAGCACGTTTCAGGCTCTCCGGAAAAATACCAGTTTCTatagatttattgaaaaggtATGCAAGAATGTCCACAACATTCCAGGAGACACTCCTGAGGATGGCACCATTGACCCCATCGAAACCAGTGGAAGATCTCGGTCTGAGGTCAAACAAAGCCCTACGAACCTCCATTGCCGTGGCCGGCGGCAGATAAATGGAATCCGGGTTGGAAGCACAACGACTTGTTGGGGACTGGGCACCTCCCATTTCAATCCTGGATGCAATATCAAGAGGCACATTaacgaaatatttattaaattcatcagCAATTGTGTCTCGTTCAGAGACCAGGCGCCCAGTACCATCCCGGATGGATTCCACAGAAACACCACCCCTTCTCCTATTCAGGATTTCATTGAGGGTTTTCCATGTCTGCCTCATATCCCCCCTCGCTTTGTCAAACCTCTCACGATAATGCACATTCCAACTCTCCTTAACAGCCCTACGAACCTGTTTTGCAATCTTCCTAGAATAAGCGAATAATCTTTCATCATACGGTCGTCTCTTACTCAACTTCAACAAGCGATTCTTCTCTTTGATTCGTTTACATAGTTCATATGAAATCCATGGTTGCTTTGGCATACCCTTGCCCCTTCCTCTCCTGACCGACGAGCTTTGATCCAGATAacccaaaaaaatttgcaaaaaaatatcaaaggcGACAGAGACATTTCTAGCCTCAAGAACCGCTCCCCAATTTTCACGCACCAGTAAATCATTTAGTCTTTCAAAATCTATTTTACGTCGTGGATCTATAACAGGGGGCCCCCCGGGAGAAGGAAGCAAGCCCTCGACAATCAAGTGTACCAGGGAATGATCCGTGATGTTCAAGTGAAGAACCCTAGGTATATTAACTAACCCCTATGCCTAACTACCCCTATTACTAACTTATGGCAACCCTTTAAAAGTTCACCCGGAACATTTCCTCATAGGTCCCACCGGGTTGGTGTTCGTATTCGAACCACATGCGTGTGaatattttgctattttccaatttttccccGCAATCAGTGAGTTTTATCATCCACTATCACCTAAAAAGCTCCTACGCAATCCCACTAGGGTGCCTCTATCGAAACATTTACCTATCATTGCAGATTTTGTGATACAAAAGTGCCTTAATCCAAGTGGTTACATCACAACTTCTTCCCCCGTATAGTTGTCAATCCgggagttttttcttctcaccatGATCCAGCATTCTAGGCTACTTGTTCGATCCCTTGGGTTCCGCTGGTCGGCCCTTGGGGTCCGTGGTGTTCATATTGGGGAGGCAAATGTCATTGGAACACCTGTGAATGCCTCTGCGCCAGAATATCAGGTGAGAGGTTTGTTCCTGGAAGGGATTTATGGCATTTTTCTGCCTTTCTGGTTAACTGTGATTTGTGGTGTGAGTAGGAAAACTTCACTAGTATGACCCAGGTGGTTGATGAGCTGAAGAAAACCACAGCGGAAGCACTAAAAGGTGGCGGAGAGGTTGCTGTGCAGAGGCATACGTCGAAAGGAAAGCTCTTGGCACGACAGAGGATTGATCTTCTGCTGGACAAGGGTTCCCCGTTCCTGGAATTGAGCACCCTGGCTGGGCATGAGCTGTATGAGAAGGAAGTTGTCAATTGTGGGGGTATTGTGACGGGAATTGGAAGGATTCAGGGGAGGGAATGCATGATTGTGGCCAATGATGCCACCGTAAAAGGGGGTACGTACTACCCAGTGACAGTCAAGAAACACTTGCGTGCCCAGGAGATTGCTCAAGAGAATAGACTTCCTTGTGTTTATCTTGTTGATTCCGGTGGAGCTAATCTTCCACGACAGGCGGATGTTTTTCCcgacaaaatgcattttggaCGCATTTTCTACAATCAGGTGGGAAGatttcattaacttttacaCCTGTTCTTATTTAAATTGCTTGATggctttattttcaaacaaagaTGGTGGGTTAACGGACATTTTTGAATGTTTACAGGCCAATATGTCCGCCTTGGGGATATCCCAGGTGGCCGTTGTGATGGGCAGCTGTACAGCTGGTGGTGCCTACGTGCCAGCAATGGCAGATGAGAGTATCATTGTACGTCAGCAGGGAACAATCTTCCTGGCAGGACCACCACTCGTGAAAGCCGCCACTGGCGAAGTTGTTTCCGCTGAAGATCTCGGTGGGGCGGATTTGCACTGCAAAACATCCGGTGTAACGGATCACTACGCTACTGATGATCAGCATGCTCTCTACCTTGCCCGCCAGGTGATTGGAAACCTCAATCATTCCTCATCGAATGCCTACAGCGATAACCTCAGCCTCTCTTCCACCATTTCCGTTGGTGGAAGCCCTGGGGCTGCGGAGAAAATTCCCATTGAGGAGCCACGATTCGATGCAAAGGAAATCTACGGCATTGTGGGGTCGAATTTGACGAAAACCTTCGATGTCCGGGAGGTGATTGCGCGCATTTTTGACGGAAGTAGATTCACGGAGTTCAAAAAGATGTACGGAGACACGCTCGTGTGTGGCTATGCACGTCTCTATGGGAATCTCGTGGGTGTCATTGGGAATAATGGGGTTCTCTTCTCGGAGAGTGCCCTCAAGGGGGCCCACTTCATTCAACTCTGTGCCCAAAGACGTATACCACTGATCTTCCTTCAGAACATTACAGGTAAATTAGGGAATTTCGCCTCTTTTTCTTGtcttaaataaatctcttgAAATTCCCGCCAGGCTTCATGGTTGGACGTGATGCTGAAGCGCATGGAATTGCCAAGAATGGTGCGAAAATGGTGACAGCTGTGGCGTGTGCCAACGTACCCAAATTGACTGTCCTAATTGGCGGTTCATACGGTGCTGGAAACTACGGGATGTGTGGTCGTGCGTACTCCCCGAGATTCCTCTATATGTGGCCAAATTCCCGAATTTCCGTCATGGGAGGCAGTCAGGCGGCTGGTGTTCTGGCCCAAATTACAGAGGAGCAGCACAAGCGCAGTGGGAAACCCTGGACGGAGGAGCAGAGTGAGAAGCTCAAGCGCCCCATTATTGAGCGATTTGAGCACGAAGGTTCCCCCTACTACAGCACAGCTCGTCTCTGGGATGATGGAATCATCGATCCGGCAGACACAAGGCGCGTTCTAGGCCTTAGCCTAAGTGCTGCTCTGAACAATCCCGGAGATGC is part of the Lutzomyia longipalpis isolate SR_M1_2022 chromosome 3, ASM2433408v1 genome and harbors:
- the LOC129791517 gene encoding tigger transposable element-derived protein 1-like, whose protein sequence is MSANKEKNGKSSRKSISIDEKRAIAAMKDEGKRPSEIAAFFNLLRSTITTILAKDAIKNEKVAKGREKNHDITPDYLIMEHAMRYGELEQQYPLSSSFEFQATKGWFHNFRMRTKIHNVRLPGKPGDVDFDAAEVCKDEIWSIVQEEGYSMEQIFNVDDTAVFWKKMPNRTYITKDKMKVPGPKPRKERLSLLLEANDSGTLKLKPLLIYHSKMPHAFSRQKIDGAKLPVT
- the LOC129793218 gene encoding protein immune deficiency; translated protein: MKVVKVPEEVRISVKNSPEKMSKVSEIFSNIFTRTAKSGTGSSSKGTQGVLKTDAGPIAPRTDEEIEEAVLEERNNSETSFPSIPPTPIPSLEITRQESQISVPETPSPLLPIPGGSGMDHGRRKDQLGLAQVNNTQACNVFQFTNVNNLHIGSVFNITTEAGGAEGGRRTSPRPRVTENGERIFRKTPSIDAMMKSQERLEHEHIEIIATHLGEDWRNVARDLGYSQGQIDQLLEDNHINGIKEVIYQMILGWTQDDTTATLGRITEILWRRRPHQEVVYYLKEYWKRNNKTKARRQSEVSAESTE
- the LOC129793259 gene encoding cytochrome c oxidase subunit 7C, mitochondrial-like, with protein sequence MLGRASTLVRSTLSNSIRYGSHGGVPGENLPFQLHNRYRLTAWFCVFFGSGLALPFLVVRHQLLKK
- the LOC129793184 gene encoding probable methylcrotonoyl-CoA carboxylase beta chain, mitochondrial; its protein translation is MIQHSRLLVRSLGFRWSALGVRGVHIGEANVIGTPVNASAPEYQENFTSMTQVVDELKKTTAEALKGGGEVAVQRHTSKGKLLARQRIDLLLDKGSPFLELSTLAGHELYEKEVVNCGGIVTGIGRIQGRECMIVANDATVKGGTYYPVTVKKHLRAQEIAQENRLPCVYLVDSGGANLPRQADVFPDKMHFGRIFYNQANMSALGISQVAVVMGSCTAGGAYVPAMADESIIVRQQGTIFLAGPPLVKAATGEVVSAEDLGGADLHCKTSGVTDHYATDDQHALYLARQVIGNLNHSSSNAYSDNLSLSSTISVGGSPGAAEKIPIEEPRFDAKEIYGIVGSNLTKTFDVREVIARIFDGSRFTEFKKMYGDTLVCGYARLYGNLVGVIGNNGVLFSESALKGAHFIQLCAQRRIPLIFLQNITGFMVGRDAEAHGIAKNGAKMVTAVACANVPKLTVLIGGSYGAGNYGMCGRAYSPRFLYMWPNSRISVMGGSQAAGVLAQITEEQHKRSGKPWTEEQSEKLKRPIIERFEHEGSPYYSTARLWDDGIIDPADTRRVLGLSLSAALNNPGDATRFGVFRM